One window of Lentisphaerota bacterium genomic DNA carries:
- a CDS encoding glycosyltransferase family 4 protein, whose protein sequence is MAASRNRRIEVIQNIPSPYRLHLFEVMAEALDARGIEFFVHFLSRGHAARPSAWRNPTVRFPHRYWSGCGVRSFHLNPGLIARLWRDPPEVLVIGSTFDTITSAIVATTVHSRLKVAWSEGNTATPGRLDGLLGRYKRWVFKHCERIAVPGRSAVEYVALHQTRTRWRMPEPVLLPNLVDERRFSPREAWEPAEIRAARRVLLGESEADKICICPARLERVKGLQELVERLPSAALAGWKIVIFGQGSLREELLTRIAKRGLSGTVEIRDYVPYAEMPKYYAASDLFLLPSRHDPNPLSVVEALHSGLPVALTTRAGNYYEALEEGVNGWSLDVDDAAAYTEALRRAFVAPADERVAMGQRSKERARANWSSREAVTRFLDALGLDGDVR, encoded by the coding sequence ATGGCGGCGTCGCGTAACAGAAGGATCGAGGTCATCCAGAACATTCCGAGCCCCTACCGGTTGCACCTCTTTGAGGTGATGGCTGAGGCTTTGGATGCCAGGGGCATCGAGTTCTTCGTTCACTTTCTGTCGCGTGGTCATGCTGCACGGCCGTCGGCGTGGCGCAACCCGACCGTACGGTTCCCACACCGTTACTGGTCGGGGTGTGGCGTCCGATCGTTCCACCTGAACCCTGGCCTGATCGCCCGCCTTTGGCGTGATCCGCCGGAGGTGCTTGTGATCGGCAGCACCTTTGACACGATCACAAGCGCGATCGTCGCAACGACGGTCCACAGCCGGCTGAAGGTCGCCTGGTCGGAGGGGAATACGGCGACCCCGGGGCGGTTGGACGGCCTTCTGGGTCGGTATAAGCGGTGGGTTTTCAAGCATTGTGAGCGAATCGCGGTTCCGGGGCGTTCCGCCGTGGAGTATGTCGCCCTGCACCAGACGAGAACCCGCTGGCGGATGCCGGAGCCGGTACTCTTGCCAAACTTGGTTGATGAGCGGCGCTTCAGCCCGCGTGAGGCTTGGGAACCTGCTGAGATCAGGGCAGCCCGGCGTGTGCTCTTGGGCGAGTCGGAGGCGGATAAAATCTGTATCTGCCCGGCGCGGCTGGAACGGGTGAAAGGCCTTCAGGAACTGGTCGAGAGGCTGCCGAGCGCGGCGTTAGCCGGATGGAAGATTGTCATTTTTGGGCAGGGTTCGCTGCGCGAGGAGCTGCTGACGAGGATTGCCAAGCGGGGTTTGTCCGGTACGGTCGAGATTCGTGATTATGTGCCTTACGCCGAGATGCCGAAATATTATGCGGCGTCGGATCTGTTTCTGTTGCCGTCGCGGCATGATCCCAATCCGTTGTCAGTGGTCGAGGCGCTGCACAGCGGCTTGCCCGTTGCACTGACCACGCGGGCGGGCAATTATTACGAGGCGTTGGAGGAAGGGGTCAACGGTTGGTCTTTGGATGTTGATGACGCCGCAGCGTATACCGAGGCCTTGCGGCGTGCGTTTGTGGCTCCGGCGGACGAGAGGGTGGCGATGGGGCAACGCTCCAAGGAGCGTGCCAGGGCGAACTGGTCCTCACGCGAAGCGGTGACTCGGTTTCTTGACGCGCTCGGGCTGGACGGGGACGTGCGA